A genome region from Diadema setosum unplaced genomic scaffold, eeDiaSeto1 scaffold_61, whole genome shotgun sequence includes the following:
- the LOC140245913 gene encoding uncharacterized protein: MRSSADKSSLPLHDIERQNGEDVIDAQKEQYIDMSRTAKKEKREDVTFAESTDIEEDEKDIDEDGYLLSRAAGDCSGSRNIQSPIYEDIPTTSDQSSTFLEPHYVNEVLNVGKTEAHKCLGLSAHDPLYSVSIYSSKPNEKPEVDKDGYLVLEANAGEIIDDQFAVKDDNLPETSV, encoded by the coding sequence ATGAGAAGCTCAGCAGACAAGAGCTCACTGCCCCTCCACGACATTGAGAGGCAAAATGGTGAAGACGTTATTGATGCTCAAAAAGAGCAATACATTGACATGTCACGTAcggcaaagaaagaaaaaagggaggACGTCACATTTGCGGAGTCCACAGATATTGAGGAAGACGAAAAGGATATTGATGAAGACGGTTATTTACTTTCCAGAGCTGCAGGAGACTGTTCTGGATCTAGAAACATTCAGTCACCAATTTACGAGGACATTCCAACAACTTCCGACCAATCATCTACCTTCCTAGAACCACATTATGTCAATGAGGTATTGAATGTAGGTAAGACTGAAGCACACAAGTGCCTAGGGCTGAGTGCGCACGATCCATTATATTCTGTATCCATCTACTCAAGCAAACCAAATGAAAAGCCAGAGGTAGACAAAGATGGGTACCTTGTGCTCGAAGCAAATGCTGGTGAAATTATCGATGATCAGTTTGCTGTCAAAGACGATAACTTGCCCGAGACCTCTGTATGA